From the Desulfosarcina sp. BuS5 genome, one window contains:
- a CDS encoding CBS domain-containing protein, whose protein sequence is MKNITIHPQATIKEAMEALDKTAEKVLLVVDENQALIGTLTDGDLRRHILKGRDLTDIIENAFYTNPVFIFQEDFDPDKIKSVFLKNKINLIPVLDKNRRVVNFITWEKAFGNNKKSGNQKLDIPVVIMAGGKGSRLDPFTKVLLKPLIPLGDKTVIDRIIDNFRIYGIYKFHLTIHHMSKIIRAYFEEKNPKNLPRRMNPGAQPAA, encoded by the coding sequence ATGAAAAACATAACCATACACCCACAAGCCACCATAAAAGAAGCCATGGAAGCCCTGGATAAGACCGCTGAAAAGGTGCTTCTTGTGGTTGATGAAAACCAGGCACTGATCGGCACTCTGACTGACGGCGATCTCAGACGCCATATTTTAAAAGGGAGGGATTTAACCGACATTATCGAAAATGCCTTTTACACAAATCCGGTTTTTATATTTCAGGAAGATTTTGATCCGGATAAAATCAAATCTGTTTTTCTGAAAAATAAAATTAACCTGATTCCTGTTTTGGACAAAAACCGCAGGGTGGTGAATTTCATAACCTGGGAAAAGGCGTTTGGAAATAACAAAAAGTCGGGAAATCAAAAACTGGATATCCCTGTCGTCATCATGGCCGGGGGCAAGGGGTCACGCCTTGATCCGTTTACCAAGGTCCTCCTTAAACCGCTTATCCCGCTTGGTGATAAAACCGTAATTGATCGTATTATCGATAATTTCAGAATTTATGGTATTTATAAATTTCATTTGACAATCCACCACATGTCAAAAATTATTCGTGCCTATTTTGAGGAAAAAAATCCGAAGAATTTACCGAGGAGGATGAACCCGGGGGCACAGCCGGCAGCTTGA
- a CDS encoding sugar phosphate nucleotidyltransferase: protein MKLLKNKLNGPFFVSNCDIIIEADYADIFRFHTKNSYDITLVASARQFNIPYGICDLNGNGSLKMIQEKPEYNFLVNTGFYVLNPGVIDLIPDNQLFHITHLIDKVKKITA from the coding sequence TTGAAACTGCTTAAGAATAAACTTAACGGACCTTTTTTTGTATCAAACTGTGATATTATTATTGAAGCCGATTATGCTGATATCTTTCGCTTTCATACAAAAAACAGTTATGACATCACTCTTGTGGCGTCTGCCAGGCAGTTTAACATTCCATACGGTATCTGTGACTTGAACGGCAACGGCAGCCTGAAAATGATTCAGGAAAAACCGGAGTACAATTTTCTTGTAAATACCGGCTTCTATGTATTAAATCCGGGCGTAATAGATTTGATTCCAGACAATCAGTTGTTTCACATCACCCATTTGATTGACAAGGTAAAAAAAATAACGGCATAA
- a CDS encoding UPF0175 family protein, translating into MNTRTINITLPLGAFSALKKTPAEFAKDIRLTAAVKWYKMGVVSQEKAAEIAGLCRENFLMSLLKFQVSPFQYTAEEVLQEAGYE; encoded by the coding sequence ATGAATACCAGGACAATAAACATAACATTACCCTTAGGAGCATTTTCAGCGCTTAAAAAGACGCCGGCTGAATTTGCAAAGGATATACGGCTGACTGCGGCGGTTAAATGGTATAAGATGGGAGTTGTATCCCAGGAAAAGGCTGCTGAAATAGCCGGATTGTGTCGCGAGAATTTTCTTATGTCGTTATTAAAATTTCAAGTTTCACCTTTTCAGTACACGGCGGAAGAAGTCCTCCAGGAAGCCGGTTATGAATAA
- a CDS encoding ribbon-helix-helix protein, CopG family, whose translation MATQMIIRVEPSLKTKVSQLAKAKGKNLSELVRELLEKYTKERDMSAYIDSLWDRIGQNFSKNNISEADIEEAIKQVRSKNA comes from the coding sequence ATGGCAACGCAAATGATTATCAGAGTAGAACCAAGCTTAAAGACTAAAGTCAGTCAGTTAGCAAAAGCCAAGGGGAAAAACCTGAGTGAACTTGTAAGAGAACTTCTTGAGAAATACACAAAAGAAAGGGACATGAGCGCCTATATCGACAGCCTTTGGGACAGGATAGGGCAAAATTTTTCCAAAAACAATATATCAGAGGCTGATATCGAAGAAGCAATAAAACAGGTACGGTCAAAAAATGCTTAA
- a CDS encoding putative toxin-antitoxin system toxin component, PIN family has product MVLCLSQEIIEEYLEALNRLSLKDKKEIANLTGLFAEVYNSIFTTKTPNIKVVDDDPDDNKFLECAVALDSKIIISGDKHLKEIKKYIDIEIVPPKEFIDLYSGKNFH; this is encoded by the coding sequence ATCGTCTTATGCCTATCGCAAGAAATAATTGAAGAGTATCTTGAAGCGCTCAATAGACTTAGTTTAAAAGACAAAAAGGAAATTGCTAATTTAACCGGATTATTTGCTGAGGTGTACAATTCAATTTTCACGACAAAAACGCCAAATATAAAAGTCGTGGATGATGATCCCGACGATAATAAATTCCTGGAATGTGCTGTAGCTCTCGACAGCAAAATTATCATTTCAGGAGACAAACACCTCAAGGAGATCAAAAAATACATAGATATTGAAATAGTGCCCCCTAAAGAATTTATTGATCTTTACAGCGGAAAAAATTTTCACTAA
- a CDS encoding nucleotidyl transferase AbiEii/AbiGii toxin family protein, producing the protein MSIDLELVFPVKQREAANFLQEHIFPELPENHFFLVGGTALALRFGHRQSIDLDFFSFPFKSTYDAEIENVDKVLRKHDIYHRKDIVPIAGQLHCQINNVMVLFAVFQNFTADQESEFYKVPLYPPEKTAFGFDTLSLKDLAGMKAFARCHRSKMKDLVDIGEILTHAISLQEIIDVAERQFGYDISGKEILESCLNIDDILDNTIDEPIVFLNNKDTSYYIDLLKIEVAKYYHANI; encoded by the coding sequence ATGTCTATAGATCTTGAACTGGTATTTCCTGTTAAACAAAGGGAAGCTGCTAACTTCCTGCAAGAACATATTTTCCCAGAGCTTCCCGAAAATCATTTTTTTCTGGTTGGAGGAACAGCTTTGGCCTTACGCTTTGGCCACCGACAAAGCATTGATCTGGATTTTTTTTCCTTTCCATTCAAAAGTACTTATGATGCAGAGATTGAAAACGTTGACAAAGTTTTACGGAAACATGATATTTATCACAGAAAGGACATTGTACCAATTGCCGGGCAGTTGCATTGTCAAATCAACAATGTCATGGTTCTGTTTGCTGTGTTTCAAAACTTCACGGCAGATCAGGAAAGTGAATTCTACAAAGTCCCGCTTTACCCGCCAGAAAAAACCGCTTTTGGTTTTGACACTCTCAGCCTTAAAGATTTAGCAGGAATGAAGGCTTTCGCCCGCTGCCATCGTTCAAAAATGAAAGACCTTGTAGATATTGGTGAAATACTAACGCATGCTATTTCTCTACAGGAGATTATTGACGTGGCTGAGCGACAATTCGGTTATGACATCTCAGGCAAAGAAATCCTGGAGTCTTGTCTTAATATTGACGATATATTAGATAATACTATTGACGAACCGATTGTGTTTTTAAACAACAAAGATACCTCATATTATATTGATCTTCTCAAAATAGAGGTTGCAAAATATTATCATGCAAATATTTAA
- a CDS encoding DUF6922 domain-containing protein: MQIFNTIPTTTIIQKKLQESFPDFFWDIDTNKLDLKDHYKLIITQIINYGSVQTIRQVFQLYSREAIRQTLKHPIRGSWFPKTYKAFCNLFNVESDKSAVNVMCVRKEKARDKGKEFFKNL, translated from the coding sequence ATGCAAATATTTAATACTATTCCTACGACAACAATCATTCAGAAAAAACTTCAGGAAAGTTTTCCTGACTTTTTCTGGGATATCGACACGAATAAGTTGGACCTGAAAGATCATTACAAACTCATTATCACGCAGATCATAAATTACGGTTCAGTGCAAACAATCAGGCAGGTATTTCAATTGTATAGTCGAGAAGCTATAAGGCAAACATTAAAACATCCAATCAGAGGCTCCTGGTTTCCCAAGACATATAAAGCCTTTTGTAATTTATTTAATGTTGAGTCAGACAAATCTGCCGTTAATGTAATGTGTGTTCGAAAAGAAAAAGCGCGTGATAAGGGCAAAGAATTTTTCAAAAACTTATAG
- a CDS encoding class I SAM-dependent methyltransferase, with protein sequence MLDLNFEIHFKKLPLWKGVIEEPSIPEFYPFSLGWNERYICQTTSKEILRQVVKSYSKNDYQLITSPPGTSSWGNSRGNIALEYIRNSFGSLNGKKVLDIGGGTTYIGEKLLSMDNIIEYTIMDPALSNKPPTPKIKIFRQYFTSETCPKENFDLIVSMNCFEHVPDPIDFLHTLRQLIQRQNGKAILLFPDTEKQLRNGDFNVILHEHLSYFTRKSFINLADFCGLKIIDCASDNDLFFFTLGVKQKIAHNVRTIDNILFKAAEQFAQNFEYFNNMVISLINDNKKVALHGACNGLNNLLALCKFPNRFYDHIYVFDGDENKTGKYLSVCPNPIISADDSKYREIDCVIVSAMSFYNQIRDFLISYHGIDSDNIYSLYPFKNE encoded by the coding sequence ATGCTTGACTTAAATTTTGAGATTCATTTTAAAAAATTGCCCTTATGGAAAGGAGTTATAGAGGAACCCTCTATACCAGAATTTTATCCTTTTAGTTTAGGATGGAATGAACGTTATATCTGTCAAACTACTTCTAAGGAAATACTGCGGCAAGTTGTAAAATCATATTCAAAAAATGATTATCAACTTATTACATCGCCTCCAGGAACCTCATCCTGGGGCAATTCCCGTGGGAACATAGCATTAGAATATATTCGGAATTCATTCGGTTCGTTAAACGGTAAAAAGGTTTTGGATATAGGGGGGGGGACAACATATATCGGAGAAAAATTGTTATCTATGGATAACATTATAGAATATACCATTATGGATCCTGCGCTCAGTAACAAACCACCTACTCCTAAAATAAAAATTTTTAGACAATATTTTACATCAGAGACATGTCCTAAAGAAAATTTTGATTTGATTGTAAGCATGAATTGTTTTGAACATGTACCTGACCCAATTGATTTTTTACATACTCTTCGTCAGTTGATTCAGCGGCAAAATGGTAAAGCTATTTTGCTATTCCCAGATACGGAAAAGCAGTTACGAAACGGTGATTTTAACGTTATTTTACATGAACATTTAAGTTATTTTACAAGAAAATCATTTATAAATCTTGCGGACTTTTGTGGTTTGAAAATAATAGACTGTGCCTCTGATAACGATTTGTTTTTCTTTACTTTAGGAGTTAAACAAAAAATTGCCCATAATGTTAGAACTATAGATAATATTTTGTTTAAAGCTGCTGAACAATTTGCCCAGAATTTTGAATATTTTAATAATATGGTCATATCGCTTATTAATGATAACAAAAAAGTTGCGTTACATGGTGCCTGTAACGGACTTAATAATTTATTAGCGTTATGTAAGTTCCCTAATAGATTTTATGATCATATCTATGTTTTTGATGGAGATGAAAACAAAACAGGTAAATATCTATCGGTATGTCCAAACCCTATTATAAGTGCTGATGATTCAAAATACAGAGAAATCGATTGTGTTATTGTATCAGCTATGTCGTTTTATAATCAAATTAGAGATTTTTTAATTTCATATCATGGGATAGATTCAGATAATATTTATTCTTTATACCCGTTTAAAAATGAATAA
- a CDS encoding PHP domain-containing protein produces the protein MNNTAITYLKFISNQIGQGIPLVDFHIHTNWTDGIHSVQEMYDAACELNLKCILFSEHARKSSISWFRSFTSEVRALPKKPCRALVGVETRVIDFNGNIEIDNDIISLCDLVIGSVHRFPGKEGVPLQFNEVSQNEALEIEFKLAEKLLDNPSVEILGHPMGMCYSKYGITIPDSKMYQLIEKAKIKGIAFEVNSKYSADPLKYVKMCRNIGALISLGSDAHSKKEVGNIINVCKE, from the coding sequence ATGAATAACACTGCTATTACATATTTAAAATTTATTTCTAATCAAATTGGACAGGGAATCCCATTGGTAGATTTTCATATCCATACCAATTGGACAGATGGGATTCATTCTGTTCAGGAAATGTATGATGCTGCCTGTGAATTAAATTTGAAATGTATTCTCTTTAGCGAACATGCCAGAAAATCCAGTATTAGTTGGTTTAGATCATTTACAAGTGAAGTCCGTGCGTTGCCTAAAAAACCTTGTCGAGCTCTTGTTGGTGTTGAAACGCGCGTTATTGACTTTAATGGCAATATAGAAATTGATAATGACATTATCTCATTGTGCGATTTAGTTATCGGCAGCGTTCATAGATTTCCAGGAAAAGAGGGAGTTCCTTTGCAGTTTAATGAAGTCTCTCAAAACGAAGCACTTGAAATTGAATTTAAACTTGCAGAGAAACTCCTCGATAATCCGTCTGTTGAAATTTTAGGTCATCCCATGGGAATGTGTTACAGTAAATATGGCATTACTATTCCAGATAGCAAGATGTATCAACTCATAGAGAAGGCAAAAATAAAAGGTATAGCTTTTGAAGTAAACTCAAAATATTCTGCGGACCCATTAAAATATGTTAAAATGTGTAGGAATATAGGTGCGTTAATTTCTTTAGGTTCTGATGCACATTCAAAAAAAGAAGTGGGGAATATAATTAATGTTTGTAAGGAGTAA
- a CDS encoding ATP-grasp domain-containing protein, whose amino-acid sequence MDIIRVLVTGAGSGVGQGIIKALRLSTLRLHIISSDISSLNPALFRTDEALLLPKVESAGVLDIIIERIKKASIDVIMIGSEFDLHFFAKYREYIEEETGALIVVSPIDTVKIAEDKWLTAEFLRKNNLPFADAYLPSDLEDAMMVAKNWGYPFVLKTRSGTSNRHVHIINSLDQFGLFFKQVPDPMLQKLINTPSEFLNHEYTCSVFKCLDKSILGPFTARRTLRGGNSWVVEVTPFEQLFHLLISIGGMLPIMGSLNIQLMIGNNGPVPFEFNARFSGTTAVRAYFGFNEPEMAIRNYFLKEKVKTPIIKQGIAFRYLEEVFVENAKADNAEEFFTKGTVCTWF is encoded by the coding sequence ATGGATATTATACGTGTGTTAGTAACTGGAGCTGGCAGTGGTGTTGGTCAGGGAATAATTAAAGCATTGCGGCTTAGCACATTGCGGCTTCACATAATAAGTTCTGACATATCTTCTTTGAACCCTGCATTATTTAGAACTGATGAAGCACTTTTGCTTCCGAAAGTAGAATCCGCAGGCGTACTTGATATTATTATCGAGAGAATTAAAAAGGCCAGTATTGACGTTATAATGATTGGATCTGAGTTCGACCTCCACTTTTTTGCAAAGTACCGAGAGTATATTGAAGAAGAAACCGGGGCATTAATTGTCGTGTCGCCTATTGATACCGTTAAGATAGCAGAGGATAAATGGTTGACTGCAGAATTTTTAAGAAAAAATAATCTACCCTTTGCCGATGCCTATCTTCCGTCTGACTTGGAGGATGCAATGATGGTGGCTAAAAATTGGGGTTATCCATTTGTTCTTAAGACTCGAAGCGGAACATCAAACCGACATGTTCATATTATTAACAGCCTGGATCAGTTTGGTTTATTTTTTAAGCAAGTTCCTGATCCGATGCTTCAGAAGTTAATAAATACACCAAGTGAATTTTTGAATCATGAATACACCTGTAGCGTATTCAAATGTTTGGATAAAAGTATTTTAGGGCCTTTTACTGCACGAAGAACACTTCGCGGAGGCAATTCATGGGTAGTTGAAGTCACGCCTTTTGAGCAGCTCTTTCATCTCCTGATCTCTATAGGAGGTATGCTTCCGATAATGGGATCTTTAAATATACAATTAATGATAGGAAATAATGGGCCCGTTCCTTTTGAATTTAACGCAAGGTTTTCCGGGACAACGGCCGTGCGAGCATACTTTGGTTTTAATGAACCTGAAATGGCAATTCGTAATTATTTTTTGAAAGAAAAAGTAAAAACGCCAATTATAAAGCAAGGGATAGCATTTCGTTATCTGGAAGAAGTCTTTGTTGAGAATGCCAAAGCAGACAATGCAGAGGAATTTTTTACAAAGGGGACTGTATGCACATGGTTTTAA
- a CDS encoding NAD-dependent epimerase/dehydratase family protein gives MVLKKVGLTGASGMVGRGMIEVLNKNNVRYIAATRSKMEVITPQSSWVKLDLAKWQNMEKLDEIFPDVQAFFHLGALVPKTAEDNHAYDRIFDVNVRSCLYLASWATKRNIPLVFLSGATVYANPEQKDIKEHDKKTTGGFGGFYGYSKLLAEKTLQYFVKDGLKLCILRPSSIYGYGLPEDKMITKFLLIAAQNESIELQPPTDDKVNLLHSYDVANAMLQSLSNKSWGVFNIADKTSYSILNIAQTCVKIVGKGHINLLKREEARKPISRFGLNCKLAHKAFDFQTTLRLEDGIRKMWLDIEKI, from the coding sequence ATGGTTTTAAAAAAAGTAGGCCTAACTGGTGCCTCTGGAATGGTTGGCCGAGGTATGATTGAAGTTTTAAATAAAAATAATGTTCGCTATATAGCCGCTACCAGATCTAAAATGGAAGTAATTACTCCACAATCGTCATGGGTTAAGCTGGACCTTGCTAAATGGCAAAATATGGAGAAGCTTGATGAAATTTTTCCGGACGTACAGGCGTTTTTTCATCTTGGTGCATTGGTTCCTAAAACGGCGGAAGATAACCATGCATATGATCGTATTTTTGATGTGAATGTTCGTTCGTGTTTGTATTTAGCAAGCTGGGCAACTAAAAGGAACATTCCGCTTGTCTTCTTATCAGGCGCTACTGTTTATGCAAATCCAGAACAAAAAGATATCAAAGAACACGACAAAAAAACAACTGGAGGATTTGGTGGCTTTTATGGATACAGCAAACTTTTAGCTGAGAAAACATTGCAATATTTTGTTAAAGATGGTTTAAAACTTTGCATTCTACGCCCCTCTTCAATTTATGGATACGGTCTTCCAGAAGATAAGATGATCACAAAATTTCTCTTAATTGCTGCACAAAATGAATCAATAGAACTACAGCCGCCAACCGATGACAAGGTCAATTTACTTCATTCTTATGATGTAGCAAATGCAATGCTGCAATCCTTGTCAAATAAATCTTGGGGAGTTTTCAATATTGCGGACAAAACTTCGTATTCCATTCTTAATATTGCGCAAACTTGTGTCAAAATCGTTGGCAAAGGGCACATTAATTTATTGAAAAGAGAAGAAGCAAGGAAACCGATTTCTCGTTTTGGGTTGAATTGTAAGTTAGCTCATAAGGCATTCGATTTTCAAACTACACTGCGCCTTGAAGATGGAATTCGAAAGATGTGGCTTGATATCGAAAAAATATAA